The Chroicocephalus ridibundus chromosome 20, bChrRid1.1, whole genome shotgun sequence genome has a window encoding:
- the CAMK1G gene encoding calcium/calmodulin-dependent protein kinase type 1G isoform X3, with the protein MGRKEEDDSSSWKKQTTNIRKTFIFMEALGSGAFSEVFLVKQRSTGKLFALKCIKKSPLIRESSLENEIAVLKKIKHENIVTLEDIYESTTHFYLVMQLVSGGELFDRILERGVYTEKDASVVIHQVLTAVKYLHENGIVHRDLKPENLLYLTPEENSKIMITDFGLSKMEQNGIMSTACGTPGYVAPEVLAQKPYSKAVDCWSIGVITYILLCGYPPFYEETESKLFEKIKEGYYEFESPFWDDISESAKDFIRHLLEKNPNARFTCEEALRHPWINGNTALHRDIYPSVSAQIQKNFAKSKWRQAFNAAAVVHHMKKLHMNGHAAAESTLPVIQVLEASRPNTPMVASRPATPNDDQDTSQALVPTRGCPNPPSQLEQGTGMREGELQSHSENAALPTGSSLVLPENHSPPSRTSCGCSPACMGHEKTKASFCSETVLLKKSAKSHTGQTGVCLVM; encoded by the exons ATGGGTCGCAAGGAAGAGGACGACAGCAGCTCCTGGAAGAAACAGACGAccaacatccgaaaaacattcattttcatggAGGCCCTGGGATC AGGTGCCTTTTCAGAAGTTTTCCTGGTGAAGCAAAGAAGCACTGGCAAGCTTTTTGCTCTGAAATGCATCAAGAAGTCTCCTCTCATCAGGGAGAGCAGCCTGGAGAATGAAATAGCAGTGCTGAAAAA AATAAAGCACGAAAACATCGTGACTTTAGAAGATATTTACGAGAGCACAACCCACTTCTACCTGGTCATGCAGCT GGTATCTGGGGGAGAGCTATTTGACCGAATCTTGGAACGAGGAGTTTACACCGAGAAAGATGCGAGCGTGGTGATCCACCAGGTCCTGACAGCAGTGAAGTACCTCCACGAAAACGGGATAGTTCACCGCGACTTGAAG CCTGAAAACCTTCTTTACCTTACTCCCGAAGAGAACTCCAAAATCATGATCACGGACTTTGGCTTGTCTAAAATGGAACAGAACGGCATCATGTCCACCGCCTGTGGGACTCCAGGATACGTTG CCCCCGAGGTCCTCGCCCAGAAACCATACAGCAAAGCCGTCGACTGCTGGTCCATTGGAGTCATCACCTACATCCT GCTGTGCGGGTACCCTCCTTTCTACGAAGAGACCGAATCCAAACTGTTTGAAAAGATTAAGGAAGGCTACTATGAGTTTGAGTCTCCGTTTTGGGACGATATCTCTGAGTCAG CCAAGGATTTCATCAGACACTTACTGGAGAAAAACCCGAACGCGAGGTTTACCTGTGAAGAAGCCCTGCGGCACCCATG GATTAATGGAAATACAGCCCTTCACCGTGACATATACCCATCTGTCAGCGCTCAGATCCAGAAAAACTTTGCAAAGAGCAAATGGAGG caagcCTTCAACGCTGCAGCCGTTGTGCACCATATGAAGAAGCTGCACATGAACGGTCACGCAGCAGCCGAAAGCACCCTCCCCGTTATACAAGTCTTGGAGGCATCCAGACCCAACACACCCATGGTGGCCAGCCGGCCAGCAACGCCAAACGACGACCAGGACACGTCCCAAGCTCTGGTCCCCACGCGGGGCTGCCCAAACCCTCCCTCTCAGCTGGAACAAGGCACAGGAATGAGAGAGGGAGAGCTGCAAAGCCACTCGGAGAACGCAGCGCTGCCCACGGGCAGCAGCCTGGTCCTGCCGGAGAACCACAGCCCGCCGAGCAGAACGTCCTgcggctgcagcccagcctgcatGGGGCACGAGAAAACAAAGGCGTCCTTCTGCTCCGAGACGGTGCTGcttaaaaaatctgcaaaatcccA CACTGGGCAAACTGGAGTTTGTTTGGTCATGTGA
- the CAMK1G gene encoding calcium/calmodulin-dependent protein kinase type 1G isoform X1, producing MGRKEEDDSSSWKKQTTNIRKTFIFMEALGSGAFSEVFLVKQRSTGKLFALKCIKKSPLIRESSLENEIAVLKKIKHENIVTLEDIYESTTHFYLVMQLVSGGELFDRILERGVYTEKDASVVIHQVLTAVKYLHENGIVHRDLKPENLLYLTPEENSKIMITDFGLSKMEQNGIMSTACGTPGYVAPEVLAQKPYSKAVDCWSIGVITYILLCGYPPFYEETESKLFEKIKEGYYEFESPFWDDISESAKDFIRHLLEKNPNARFTCEEALRHPWINGNTALHRDIYPSVSAQIQKNFAKSKWRQAFNAAAVVHHMKKLHMNGHAAAESTLPVIQVLEASRPNTPMVASRPATPNDDQDTSQALVPTRGCPNPPSQLEQGTGMREGELQSHSENAALPTGSSLVLPENHSPPSRTSCGCSPACMGHEKTKASFCSETVLLKKSAKSHSHFKSEGLVPMKTSKHSSHCSTGQTGVCLVM from the exons ATGGGTCGCAAGGAAGAGGACGACAGCAGCTCCTGGAAGAAACAGACGAccaacatccgaaaaacattcattttcatggAGGCCCTGGGATC AGGTGCCTTTTCAGAAGTTTTCCTGGTGAAGCAAAGAAGCACTGGCAAGCTTTTTGCTCTGAAATGCATCAAGAAGTCTCCTCTCATCAGGGAGAGCAGCCTGGAGAATGAAATAGCAGTGCTGAAAAA AATAAAGCACGAAAACATCGTGACTTTAGAAGATATTTACGAGAGCACAACCCACTTCTACCTGGTCATGCAGCT GGTATCTGGGGGAGAGCTATTTGACCGAATCTTGGAACGAGGAGTTTACACCGAGAAAGATGCGAGCGTGGTGATCCACCAGGTCCTGACAGCAGTGAAGTACCTCCACGAAAACGGGATAGTTCACCGCGACTTGAAG CCTGAAAACCTTCTTTACCTTACTCCCGAAGAGAACTCCAAAATCATGATCACGGACTTTGGCTTGTCTAAAATGGAACAGAACGGCATCATGTCCACCGCCTGTGGGACTCCAGGATACGTTG CCCCCGAGGTCCTCGCCCAGAAACCATACAGCAAAGCCGTCGACTGCTGGTCCATTGGAGTCATCACCTACATCCT GCTGTGCGGGTACCCTCCTTTCTACGAAGAGACCGAATCCAAACTGTTTGAAAAGATTAAGGAAGGCTACTATGAGTTTGAGTCTCCGTTTTGGGACGATATCTCTGAGTCAG CCAAGGATTTCATCAGACACTTACTGGAGAAAAACCCGAACGCGAGGTTTACCTGTGAAGAAGCCCTGCGGCACCCATG GATTAATGGAAATACAGCCCTTCACCGTGACATATACCCATCTGTCAGCGCTCAGATCCAGAAAAACTTTGCAAAGAGCAAATGGAGG caagcCTTCAACGCTGCAGCCGTTGTGCACCATATGAAGAAGCTGCACATGAACGGTCACGCAGCAGCCGAAAGCACCCTCCCCGTTATACAAGTCTTGGAGGCATCCAGACCCAACACACCCATGGTGGCCAGCCGGCCAGCAACGCCAAACGACGACCAGGACACGTCCCAAGCTCTGGTCCCCACGCGGGGCTGCCCAAACCCTCCCTCTCAGCTGGAACAAGGCACAGGAATGAGAGAGGGAGAGCTGCAAAGCCACTCGGAGAACGCAGCGCTGCCCACGGGCAGCAGCCTGGTCCTGCCGGAGAACCACAGCCCGCCGAGCAGAACGTCCTgcggctgcagcccagcctgcatGGGGCACGAGAAAACAAAGGCGTCCTTCTGCTCCGAGACGGTGCTGcttaaaaaatctgcaaaatcccA CAGTCATTTCAAATCAGAAGGTCTTGTTCCAATGAAAACAAGTAAACACTCTTCTCACTGCAGCACTGGGCAAACTGGAGTTTGTTTGGTCATGTGA
- the CAMK1G gene encoding calcium/calmodulin-dependent protein kinase type 1G isoform X2 has translation MGRKEEDDSSSWKKQTTNIRKTFIFMEALGSGAFSEVFLVKQRSTGKLFALKCIKKSPLIRESSLENEIAVLKKIKHENIVTLEDIYESTTHFYLVMQLVSGGELFDRILERGVYTEKDASVVIHQVLTAVKYLHENGIVHRDLKPENLLYLTPEENSKIMITDFGLSKMEQNGIMSTACGTPGYVAPEVLAQKPYSKAVDCWSIGVITYILLCGYPPFYEETESKLFEKIKEGYYEFESPFWDDISESAKDFIRHLLEKNPNARFTCEEALRHPWINGNTALHRDIYPSVSAQIQKNFAKSKWRQAFNAAAVVHHMKKLHMNGHAAAESTLPVIQVLEASRPNTPMVASRPATPNDDQDTSQALVPTRGCPNPPSQLEQGTGMREGELQSHSENAALPTGSSLVLPENHSPPSRTSCGCSPACMGHEKTKASFCSETVLLKKSAKSHHFKSEGLVPMKTSKHSSHCSTGQTGVCLVM, from the exons ATGGGTCGCAAGGAAGAGGACGACAGCAGCTCCTGGAAGAAACAGACGAccaacatccgaaaaacattcattttcatggAGGCCCTGGGATC AGGTGCCTTTTCAGAAGTTTTCCTGGTGAAGCAAAGAAGCACTGGCAAGCTTTTTGCTCTGAAATGCATCAAGAAGTCTCCTCTCATCAGGGAGAGCAGCCTGGAGAATGAAATAGCAGTGCTGAAAAA AATAAAGCACGAAAACATCGTGACTTTAGAAGATATTTACGAGAGCACAACCCACTTCTACCTGGTCATGCAGCT GGTATCTGGGGGAGAGCTATTTGACCGAATCTTGGAACGAGGAGTTTACACCGAGAAAGATGCGAGCGTGGTGATCCACCAGGTCCTGACAGCAGTGAAGTACCTCCACGAAAACGGGATAGTTCACCGCGACTTGAAG CCTGAAAACCTTCTTTACCTTACTCCCGAAGAGAACTCCAAAATCATGATCACGGACTTTGGCTTGTCTAAAATGGAACAGAACGGCATCATGTCCACCGCCTGTGGGACTCCAGGATACGTTG CCCCCGAGGTCCTCGCCCAGAAACCATACAGCAAAGCCGTCGACTGCTGGTCCATTGGAGTCATCACCTACATCCT GCTGTGCGGGTACCCTCCTTTCTACGAAGAGACCGAATCCAAACTGTTTGAAAAGATTAAGGAAGGCTACTATGAGTTTGAGTCTCCGTTTTGGGACGATATCTCTGAGTCAG CCAAGGATTTCATCAGACACTTACTGGAGAAAAACCCGAACGCGAGGTTTACCTGTGAAGAAGCCCTGCGGCACCCATG GATTAATGGAAATACAGCCCTTCACCGTGACATATACCCATCTGTCAGCGCTCAGATCCAGAAAAACTTTGCAAAGAGCAAATGGAGG caagcCTTCAACGCTGCAGCCGTTGTGCACCATATGAAGAAGCTGCACATGAACGGTCACGCAGCAGCCGAAAGCACCCTCCCCGTTATACAAGTCTTGGAGGCATCCAGACCCAACACACCCATGGTGGCCAGCCGGCCAGCAACGCCAAACGACGACCAGGACACGTCCCAAGCTCTGGTCCCCACGCGGGGCTGCCCAAACCCTCCCTCTCAGCTGGAACAAGGCACAGGAATGAGAGAGGGAGAGCTGCAAAGCCACTCGGAGAACGCAGCGCTGCCCACGGGCAGCAGCCTGGTCCTGCCGGAGAACCACAGCCCGCCGAGCAGAACGTCCTgcggctgcagcccagcctgcatGGGGCACGAGAAAACAAAGGCGTCCTTCTGCTCCGAGACGGTGCTGcttaaaaaatctgcaaaatcccA TCATTTCAAATCAGAAGGTCTTGTTCCAATGAAAACAAGTAAACACTCTTCTCACTGCAGCACTGGGCAAACTGGAGTTTGTTTGGTCATGTGA